The Pyrus communis chromosome 14, drPyrComm1.1, whole genome shotgun sequence sequence tcttagtgtagataatatcgattgttaaaaaaataaaaaaaataaaaaatcccgTACCTTAGTGTAGATAGTATTACAACGCCAACTGGGAAGAAAAAGATGTAGTCAGCCAAATCACAGTGAAATGGTGGGATAATTTCAAGCACAACAGAATTAAAGAACAAGTCGATACTGAATTCCCAGTAGCTCAGACTACTTCAGAAGCCTCTACTTCTTCCATCTCAATCGatggaaaaacaaaatcagaactCACAAAAATAGCAAGCCGATTAATGCTCCAGGTCAATCAAATTagcgaagatgaagaagagATTTCCTCGTAAAATTCATCTACCAATTGAAAAGGCAATTCTCcaccacacaagtttttcttttgatacaaGATCGATAGATTTGATTAAAGAATCCAGAAGGAAAACAACAAAACAGTTACAGATCAGCTTCCTCAACCCAAGCACAATTAATTCCAAAAAGAAGGGCAGCGCGCAAGGCGATGAGCAATGTCATTAGCTTGACGGCGAACATGAGTAAAAGATGGCCACATAAGTTAAGATGGGCAGCCTACTATGATATATGACCCATATGATCTTCACGAAGattacaaaacataaaaaatactgCTCTTATTATATGTTAATACTATCACTACTACTAGCACTATCTCTTTTATAAAACGAGATTCACATTTATTAGTGGCTTACCTTTATTAGAGATACGAtacaattaataatataaatatgtaGTAAGTGTAACATCACTTGTAAAAAATTAGGATTAATCATTCACAGTCACTATTGATAGGactaaaagcacaccacaaaagtagcacacaaatgtcctattgattttccttattaacactaagatttgtcaattgtagcatatgaaaataaaggTATTTCCTGCAGAatattgttttatctaactatttaaaatgttacaaaaactgagttgctgtccctactgaccagccaccgaaaagtaattattagaccaacttacacttatctaaagtctacgaaattttatatacaaatactaaacacacagagctacactcacacaaatttttgggatttttggagttgatttgctatttaaattaaatcgaaaaaaaaaacaggacaTAAACAgattaagtagttcacaaattaagaaaaacgagttaggggaattgttatccaccaccaaacaatcatacaaacatgttatgtttcattcaaattccttttatttccagatgaagatgctcaagttggctcaatgttagaactcaacatattactctttcttatatAGTATGTTAAGAAaatgacgttttcaacttaGTCCCTAGCGTGCAATTTAAAATGATGTGTTCATCGatctaacaagtagaaatcattaagaaagaaaagagttcgagtcatcacaaggcatcgtaagtactagtgttgtcttacttatcctagaaattggttcacatgttaatcgcaattaacaagtactactctagaacatatgtaggtcctcattcgacaagggcagacaCATATTcttagcattagaatcctagatatgcttactaagtattcatctgtagaaaacacataaagaattcatcattgACATAAGTAGTGAACTAATTTTTATcaattcataaaagtaattcgaATGagatgtcataacaaacttgcaatcatatttggaACTTTAAAatagcccctaactactaaaaatttaattacacataattctcaaattaaaccaaaagtaAAACATGGGTTtaagaaaaaaccaaaagaatcgAGTGAGGGGTGttacaaaaaaaaggaaaaaaaagaaaaagaaaagaagaatcgAGTGAGGgctcttcttccttccttcctgTTGCTGCCTTgccttcttccttttctctaaAAATTTTCGTTCCCTTtacatctttttcaattttttatccttttttgtTGTTCTATTTTTCTCCTATTCCTTTGACCTTGCCGCTGCAACCTGCAggcattttccctttttaactTGTTGCcccattttcttctctttaacTCACtcactaacagccatttagtgataacaataagtgagagaaaatggtaaaacaattgtaactctttaaGTATtctttatgccaattactctctcttctcctcatctttaattcgaTTCCCTTTGATATTTGAATAAGTGTcaattggcttgttcttggctgcattaGTTTTGGCCGCTAGATTTATTGGGTTTATTGCTTTCATTGCATGTTAACAATCCGcaaaatgctccagaaaatagacatccgtagctttccaagcatataaggctcattttCTACTTCATTCTGAGCTGTTCGCAACTTGCTTCCACTGCACATGtaattttgacgaatttgttacttaaaatcccacgtgtgctatttttcttttttttgtttgacaaatcctataaaacacaaaaaacaaagtaaatcccacatgtgctatttttctttttttttttgtttgacaaatcctataaaacacaaaaaaacaaagtaaatagcttaaaaatataagaaactaACTGAGAAAAGACaaatgaatttgatataaaatatatataaatataagcttaTCAACTATTCATCCAAGGCAAAAGTGAAACAGTAATCGGACAAAGCCATTCATCGTCAGTGCTAACGTATGTTAATGAAAAAGTTAACTATTCTGACAAGCTTCTGTTCATAAGTCGCACACTCCAGTTCCAACTGTCATTCCTGCAATGATGCAAGTTAGTCTATAAATTCCAAATCATATCTTCTAGTTGATTACTCTGCAAACTCAATGGTACAATCTGGACTCTAACCCACCTAACATCCACGAAACCTGAAGCTACCAATAAACCCCTTCACTCTACCACCACTATTCTCAGCATTTTGCTCTGTGCACCCACCAAATTAATCACCACACCAACGCACCACAAAAATGGACCTCTTCCTCCTGGAAAAGACCCTTCTGGGTCTCTTCGTTGCGGTGACAGTCGCCATCGCCATTTCAAAACTCCGCAGCAAGAAATTCAAGCTCCCGCCGGGTCCCATACCCGTACCTGTTTTCGGAAACTGGCTCCAGGTCGGCGACGACCTCAACCACCGTAGTCTCTCCGACCTCGCCAGGAAATTCGGCGACTGCTTCCTCCTCCGCATGGGACAGCGCAACCTCGTCGTCGTCTCCTCGACGGAGCTCGCCAAGGAGGTGCTCCACACCCAGGGAGTCGAATTCGGGTCGAGGACAAGAAACGTCGTCTTTGATATCTTCACCGGTAAAGGCCAGGACTGTTGGTAttttacagtttactaactcaataccaaaatatgtgggtgataaatttacaaactctatcacacctcttatgctttgcactctcaaataaaattggacaaagaaagaaatagagaaaggagggaagcaacaagctttggcaaaacacttggactttgatatatgaaaaaggtttacaaactgttggaataagaaagcttacaagcttcttcacaattggaagtgggattcggatgggatgatttacaatgcttgagagcttgggtatttatagcaaaccaaatgattaaactaagattatttattaccacacaaaacacattaattgcacctaataatttttattcaaccatacctaacattgcctaactttccatgcctaactttgacattgattttcaacaatagcaacctgttttgatttgaatttccaacacacctcctcaaatcaaaacgccttcattcctagcatttcacgcagtagccggaatgtttcaattggcaatggctttgtgaagatgtctgccacttgttccttggtgtgacagtagacaagttcaattgtcttttgcttcacatggtcccttagaaaatggaacctggtatcaatgtgcttgctccttccatgttgaacaggattctttgcaagtttgattgcagacacgttatctacgtgaatcacagtcgattccacttgtggatgacacaatgacttcaacagatttcttaaccaaattgcctcacacacggttgaggctacagcaacatactcggcttcacatgatgacaaagcaacaattgattgcttctttgaagtccatgagaaagctgttgatcctagaaaaaacacatagccagttgtgtttttcctttcatcttggtcacctccccaatcactatctgaataaccaaataattttgcatcttcaccaaaattataaaatagaccatagtttagagtacctcttatgtacctcaaaattctcttggtggccagccaatgagactcccttggtgtttccatgtatcgactcacgagtccaacaccataaactatatcaggtcttgtgattgtaaggtaccttaggcttccaacaaggcttttgtacactgttgagtttacaaactcaccctctcctcctttggacagcttcaatccagttgcgactggggtattgacagtgttgcacttgtccatattgaacttcttcaatatgtctctcatgtacctttgttgagacatgtagataccatcactttcttgcttcacttctatgccaagaaagtatgacattaatccattgtcagtcatctcgaattcactgaacatggattgcttgaactcatggaacattgcctcattgtttcctgtaaacaataaatcatctacatagagacaaataattaagaactcccccttttcaccattcttcatgtaaactgaatgctcgtatggacatttctgaaatccattttggtgaaggtagttgtcgatccttgagttccaagctcgtggtgcttgcttgaggtcgtacaaagccttcttcaaacgatacaccttattttcttctccttgtacttggaagccttccggttgttccacgtacacttcttcctcaagtactccattaaggaaggttgacttgacatctagttgataaattttccatttatgatgtgcggcaagagagattagcaatcttaccgtgtcaagtctcgcaactggagcatagacttcatcatagtccactccatacttctgtttgtagccctttgctacaagccttgatttgtatcgatccacactcccatctgcagtgcgtttgatcttgtaaacccacttgacaccaatagccttctgatttggtgggagctttgtcagctcccaagtgtcattcttctcgatggcatggatctcttcttccatggctttcttccaacaatcttcttccacagcttcattgaatgagaaaggctcatggtctgcatacaagcagaaaaggttggtttcttcttcttcttcttgtccataaatctctgtgagactccttaacctcactggagttgaggagctgctttcctcactagatgtaggaccactccttgcaattctgtgcactggagttgttgtgattgtttgagcaggctgttgctcaatcggtggtacaacttctggttcttcaaaatcagtggagacgatcttctctttactgacttctttgttgttccacgtctatgtctcttcctcactgaagatgacatctctactaaccactagtttgccagttagtgggttgtagagcttgtatgccttggactcttcattatagcccacaaacacacacttctcacctctatcatcaagtttcctcctcttggcttctggaacttgagcatatgcaacacacccaaaaattcttaggtgtgtaacattcggcttgtatccactccaagcctcttgtggtgtcatcctcttgacactctttgttggacatcgatttaacaaataaatcgaacaagctacagcttctgcccataactcttttggcaaattcttctccttaagcatggaccttgtcatgtcaaggatggttcgattctttctttcggctatcccattttgctgtggggtataggcagcagtaagttgatgcctaattccttgctccttgcagtatgcttggaaagcattggaggtgtactctctacctctatctgatctcacagccacaagcttgtggttactttctgcctctgtgagtgccttgaactccttgaaaatttttagggcagctgacttctccttgagaaaatagacccaagtctttctactgaaatcatcaatgaaggtaataaaatacctattacctccataagacatgggatccaatggaccacatatatctgtgtgcaccaactgcagtggtgcctttgctctccatgtatcaccaacagggaacgatagtcgtgcttgcttgccaagcacacaaccttcacatacttggcgtgtggcttcaatctggggtagaccacgaaccattcctccacttgacagcaactttaggccattgaaattaagatggccaaatcgaagatgccatttccatgactcatcttccattacaccgatgttgcagcttccaatctttgtgttcaaattcaacggaaacatccggttctttgacattcgaacacgtgcaataagctttctccttgcattcctgagagtgagaagcatgttctccatatgtataatgtaccctttctggagcagttgaccaatgctcagaatgttgctcttcatacctggtatgtagtaggtatcggagatgtattcttctcttccatccttctggatgatcttgatcttccctttgccttcaactggcaactttgaggagtcaccaagacttacagatccataggccccttttttgagttcggcaaaaaactccttctttccacacatgtgattgcttgcaccagagtccaaataccaaacatcttgttggctactggaatcatggtgtgctagtaagactgtaagttcttcatcagtatttccacttgattctgccatgttgacatgctcaccatttttatgtgaacattcattggcataatgtccatattgcttacagttgtgacactggatatgcgcctttcctcgagtagatctccactcctgagactgaccttgattttgtgcatagcctcgacctcttcctcgggctcgtcctcggctacggttggatgagctcccacgacgtgagttccactgcccacgacctttatttggtttgtcaatattcaactttgactccaaagcttgctctagcgttgtggggcttgcattcttctgaatgcgttgcttgtgaactaggagggatcctagtagctcttctgcgctcatcacctccaaatccttggattcctcaatggcagtcaccacatgctcaaacttagatgtgagtgaccggagtatcttctccacaactcgtacttcatcgagtctctcgccatttctcctcatctgatttactatcacaatgagccttgagtgatagtcggagatgctctccccttcattcatatgagcagtttcaaaatctgctcgaagtgattgtaacctcactttcttgactcgatctactcctttgtagattgtactgagtgtatcccatacttgcttgctcgttgttgcttctgcaactttctcgaacgttgaatcttccaaaccctggtatagaagatacagcgccttttggtccttctttcgtaagtccttgacgAAAgaccttgagagtgttcctttgatccgcagtatatacggcttcttgctcggcagtgggtacaacatacccactactgacaacttcccatagctcctgtgatccaaacaatgctttgaattggatgcaccatctttcataattttctttcttcaatgtgggaacttggagttgcactaagttggacgccataactgctgcacctgccagaatggtattctggctctgataccaattgttggtattttacagtttactaactcaataccaaaatatgtgggtgataagtttacaaactctatcacacctcttatGCTTTgtactctcaaataaaattggacaaagaaagaaatagagaaaggagggaagcaacaagctttggcaaaacacttggactttgatatatgaaaaaggtttacaaactgttggaataagaaagcttacaagcttcttcacaattggaagtgggattcggatgggatgatttacaatgcttgagagcttgggtatttatagcaaaccaaatgattaaactaagattatttattaccacacaaaacacattaattgcacctaataatttttattcaaccatacctaacattgcctaactttccatgcctaactttgacattgattttcaacaatagcaacctgttttgatttgaatttccaacaaggACATGGTGTTCACCGTCTACGGCGAGCACTGGCGGAAAATGCGACGGATCATGACGGTCCCTTTCTTCACCAACAAGGTCGTCCAGCAGTACCGCCAAGGATGGGAATCGGAGGCGGCGGCGGTCGTCGAGGACGTGAAAAAGCACCCTGAGGCGGCGACCAATGGCATGGTGCTGCGGAGGCGGCTGCAGCTGATGATGTACAACAACGTATACAGAATCATGTTCGATCGGCGATTCGAGAGTGAGGAGGATCCCCTGTTCGTGAAGCTCAAGGGATCGAACGGGGACAGGAGCCGATTGGCGCAGAGCTTCGATTACAACTACGCCGATTTTATCCCCATTTTAAGGCCCTTTTTGAGAGGATATTTGAAGATCTGCAAGgaagtgaagaagaagaggattcAGCTGTTTAAGGACTATTTCATTGACGAGAGGAAGTAAGTTAATcattttatttaagaaaactaatgataaaaatttgaaaattttgagtttaatcaaaataataaaaaattattataagtgaatagtatatgaagtgactttttagagtaagaatgttatttttgttaaaaataaatagtatcagaagtgtttcattaaaactcatttttatttatgaGTTCCTTTTTATTCAAAATGATCTTGaattgtcataatttttttactacGTTTTCTGAAATTGTCcattgttaattattttgtcTTTTATGTGAAACATCTATGTTAAAGTGTgtctattttttaaatcaacTCATCCCCTTAAATTgacattttctttaatttaacgaaattttttcacaaaatgatcaaaataattgatgatgaataatttcaaagatcattttattaattttaaatcttaaataccaaagtaaaaaattatgacatttttataaattattttaaccaaaaatccttctaatttttaattactttcatttgttgccttttatttttatggagAAATGACAGGGTGatattttttatatcatatttaatTTAAGTAGGAATTTTATCATCAATTGtaacaatatgttgtttacAAATATGTTTAAAAAGATGATTTTTGCCTTGTGTTTGTGGCATGGCAATTATTAAGGTTTATCGTTTGACTTTTAAGTCTTATACACTTACACACTCTAGTGTGATCCTtgttctaaaaatttcaatttaatgCCACCTAGTGACTAAGCGGCTAACTACTATTCTGATTAATCTtttggtgtttgaaaattaaaaaagacaCTAGACCGTCGATACCCGTCTAGGCATTCACCTATATCACGATTCTTACTCAGAcataaaatagataactttcatattacatttcatttttttttataataaattgaaggagacttgttgaatacttagataAGTACACATTACATGCTTTTAAtcatatgttctaatactttataatctatgtatcattctattttgcaatttatgtatcccaaaataattatgtactttttaagtataaacaaacacttatatatacgatatatactaAATTTGTTTAAATCCGCCTAATCCACCTAGGCCCTAAAGTATCGTCTGACTATAGCCAaatgtcttttagaaccttgagtgTGATTTTGAAGTGTGACAACTAAAATGAAGGTGGAAAAGGGAAATGTTAAGGAAATTCTTTCAAAAATATGACTTTTTATGGACTTTCTGCAACCCCATATGTTTTGCACAATTCTcgtgctaatattataaaaattgtGCAAAAAACATGAGGCGATAGAGAGTCCATGAAAATCCCACTTTAAAAAAGTTTTCTTAGTATTTCTCGAGGGTAATGGTTAGCCAAACTCAACTTTCTAATTTTGGAGCAGGAAACTTTCAGGCACACAGGCAACAACAAACGAAGTGTTGAAGTGCGCCATTGACCACATGCTCGACGGGCAGCAGAAGGGAGAAATCAACGACGACAATATTTACCACATCCTTGACAATATCAATGTCGCTGGTGAGTACCCTCCACTTTCATAAGGGTAATGTtatggagattaaatttgtaaactaaacgATGTGGCAGTAATatgaatgagcacgtttatcaacgtttaagtaataaaccaattatcAACTCTCAtatcctttagttttcaaaatttagtctccctagtatTATCTCTTTGATAATGTTAactttgaaaattaaaactGGGTTAATCTATTTTTACTGATTTACCATCTT is a genomic window containing:
- the LOC137716552 gene encoding trans-cinnamate 4-monooxygenase-like → MDLFLLEKTLLGLFVAVTVAIAISKLRSKKFKLPPGPIPVPVFGNWLQVGDDLNHRSLSDLARKFGDCFLLRMGQRNLVVVSSTELAKEVLHTQGVEFGSRTRNVVFDIFTGKGQDCWYFTDMVFTVYGEHWRKMRRIMTVPFFTNKVVQQYRQGWESEAAAVVEDVKKHPEAATNGMVLRRRLQLMMYNNVYRIMFDRRFESEEDPLFVKLKGSNGDRSRLAQSFDYNYADFIPILRPFLRGYLKICKEVKKKRIQLFKDYFIDERKKLSGTQATTNEVLKCAIDHMLDGQQKGEINDDNIYHILDNINVAAIETTLWSMEWGIAELVNHPEIQRKLREELDAVLGRGVQITEPDIQKLPYLQAVIKETLRLRMAIPLLLPHMNLQDAKLGGFDIPAESKILVNAWWLANNPALWKKPEEFRPERFLEEESKVEGNGNDFRYLPFGVGRRSCPGIILALPILAITIGRLVQNLELLPPLGQSKIDTSEKRGQFSLHILKHSTIVMKPRA